A window of the Halichoerus grypus chromosome 2, mHalGry1.hap1.1, whole genome shotgun sequence genome harbors these coding sequences:
- the CD300A gene encoding CMRF35-like molecule 8 isoform X2, with protein sequence MTWQGWVVWLPWALLLLWGPGCSSLSGPTSVTGTVGGSLSVECQYEEKYREVAKYWCKSPCVWSTVKAKEADREVRSGRVSIRDHPANLTFTVTLESLTEDDAGTYRCGIDTSGMPGFVFDHTFRIEVSVTPAKTSTPPVSITVTQMSKSTAKIMIMPTQPSSAALTAVGATRSASSQEEFPPSQGLGLQVLLSLLALLLLLLGGSSLLAWRMVRRRIKSDENPEPLRTPSQGEPHYANLELQMWPLREEPVHPRQEEVEYSTVMAPREELHYTSMVFDLQSGDSKANRIRSQRTLEEETQYSVIKKT encoded by the exons ATGACTTGGCAGGGCTGGGTCGTgtggctgccttgggctctgctGCTTCTCTGGGGCCCAG GTTGTTCATCTCTAAGTGGCCCCACCTCTGTGACGGGCACCGTGGGGGGATCCCTGAGCGTGGAGTGTCAGTACGAGGAGAAATACAGAGAGGTTGCCAAATACTGGTGCAAGAGCCCATGTGTGTGGAGTACTGTAAAGGCCaaagaggcagacagagaagtGAGGAGTGGCCGTGTGTCCATCAGGGACCATCCCGCCAACCTCACCTTCACAGTGACCTTGGAGAGCCTCACAGAGGATGATGCAGGAACATACCGGTGTGGGATCGATACATCAGGAATGCCAGGATTTGTGTTCGACCACACCTTCCGCATTGAGGTGTCTGTGACCCCAG CAAAAACATCCACCCCACCTGTCAGCATCACTGTAACCCAGATGTCGAAAAGCACAGCTAAAATTATGATCATGCCGACCCAGCCCTCCTCCGCTGCCCTGACCGCCGTGGGAGCCACCCGCAGTGCAAGCAGTCAGGAGGAATTCCCGCCGAGCCAGGGCCTGGG GCTCCAAGTACTCCTCTCCTTGTTGGCACTTCTGCTGCTTCTGCTGGGGGGCAGCTCGCTGCTGGCCTGGAGGATGGTTCGCAGACGGATCAAAT CTGATGAGAATCCAGAGCCACTCCGGACCCCTAGTCAG GGGGAGCCCCACTATGCGAATCTGGAGCTGCAGATGTGGCCCCTTCGGGAAGAGCCTGTGCACCCGAGGCAGGAGGAGGTGGAATACAGCACAGTG aTGGCTCCCAGGGAAGAGCTTCACTACACGTCCATGGTATTTGACCTCCAGAGTGGGGATTCTAAGGCCAACAGGATTCGCTCCCAGAGGACCCTGGAGGAGGAGACACAGTACAGTGTGATTAAGAAGACATAA
- the CD300A gene encoding CMRF35-like molecule 8 isoform X1, translating into MTWQGWVVWLPWALLLLWGPGCSSLSGPTSVTGTVGGSLSVECQYEEKYREVAKYWCKSPCVWSTVKAKEADREVRSGRVSIRDHPANLTFTVTLESLTEDDAGTYRCGIDTSGMPGFVFDHTFRIEVSVTPAKTSTPPVSITVTQMSKSTAKIMIMPTQPSSAALTAVGATRSASSQEEFPPSQGLGLQVLLSLLALLLLLLGGSSLLAWRMVRRRIKSDENPEPLRTPSQQGEPHYANLELQMWPLREEPVHPRQEEVEYSTVMAPREELHYTSMVFDLQSGDSKANRIRSQRTLEEETQYSVIKKT; encoded by the exons ATGACTTGGCAGGGCTGGGTCGTgtggctgccttgggctctgctGCTTCTCTGGGGCCCAG GTTGTTCATCTCTAAGTGGCCCCACCTCTGTGACGGGCACCGTGGGGGGATCCCTGAGCGTGGAGTGTCAGTACGAGGAGAAATACAGAGAGGTTGCCAAATACTGGTGCAAGAGCCCATGTGTGTGGAGTACTGTAAAGGCCaaagaggcagacagagaagtGAGGAGTGGCCGTGTGTCCATCAGGGACCATCCCGCCAACCTCACCTTCACAGTGACCTTGGAGAGCCTCACAGAGGATGATGCAGGAACATACCGGTGTGGGATCGATACATCAGGAATGCCAGGATTTGTGTTCGACCACACCTTCCGCATTGAGGTGTCTGTGACCCCAG CAAAAACATCCACCCCACCTGTCAGCATCACTGTAACCCAGATGTCGAAAAGCACAGCTAAAATTATGATCATGCCGACCCAGCCCTCCTCCGCTGCCCTGACCGCCGTGGGAGCCACCCGCAGTGCAAGCAGTCAGGAGGAATTCCCGCCGAGCCAGGGCCTGGG GCTCCAAGTACTCCTCTCCTTGTTGGCACTTCTGCTGCTTCTGCTGGGGGGCAGCTCGCTGCTGGCCTGGAGGATGGTTCGCAGACGGATCAAAT CTGATGAGAATCCAGAGCCACTCCGGACCCCTAGTCAG CAGGGGGAGCCCCACTATGCGAATCTGGAGCTGCAGATGTGGCCCCTTCGGGAAGAGCCTGTGCACCCGAGGCAGGAGGAGGTGGAATACAGCACAGTG aTGGCTCCCAGGGAAGAGCTTCACTACACGTCCATGGTATTTGACCTCCAGAGTGGGGATTCTAAGGCCAACAGGATTCGCTCCCAGAGGACCCTGGAGGAGGAGACACAGTACAGTGTGATTAAGAAGACATAA
- the CD300A gene encoding CMRF35-like molecule 8 isoform X3, which yields MTWQGWVVWLPWALLLLWGPGCSSLSGPTSVTGTVGGSLSVECQYEEKYREVAKYWCKSPCVWSTVKAKEADREVRSGRVSIRDHPANLTFTVTLESLTEDDAGTYRCGIDTSGMPGFVFDHTFRIEVSVTPAKTSTPPVSITVTQMSKSTAKIMIMPTQPSSAALTAVGATRSASSQEEFPPSQGLGLQVLLSLLALLLLLLGGSSLLAWRMVRRRIKSDENPEPLRTPSQLCVEGRSSVLCGSRKRRDPRRMVPANTFINHSSMEVSGSLQHGDNQRRDRENTKALKMESPLSHGQGC from the exons ATGACTTGGCAGGGCTGGGTCGTgtggctgccttgggctctgctGCTTCTCTGGGGCCCAG GTTGTTCATCTCTAAGTGGCCCCACCTCTGTGACGGGCACCGTGGGGGGATCCCTGAGCGTGGAGTGTCAGTACGAGGAGAAATACAGAGAGGTTGCCAAATACTGGTGCAAGAGCCCATGTGTGTGGAGTACTGTAAAGGCCaaagaggcagacagagaagtGAGGAGTGGCCGTGTGTCCATCAGGGACCATCCCGCCAACCTCACCTTCACAGTGACCTTGGAGAGCCTCACAGAGGATGATGCAGGAACATACCGGTGTGGGATCGATACATCAGGAATGCCAGGATTTGTGTTCGACCACACCTTCCGCATTGAGGTGTCTGTGACCCCAG CAAAAACATCCACCCCACCTGTCAGCATCACTGTAACCCAGATGTCGAAAAGCACAGCTAAAATTATGATCATGCCGACCCAGCCCTCCTCCGCTGCCCTGACCGCCGTGGGAGCCACCCGCAGTGCAAGCAGTCAGGAGGAATTCCCGCCGAGCCAGGGCCTGGG GCTCCAAGTACTCCTCTCCTTGTTGGCACTTCTGCTGCTTCTGCTGGGGGGCAGCTCGCTGCTGGCCTGGAGGATGGTTCGCAGACGGATCAAAT CTGATGAGAATCCAGAGCCACTCCGGACCCCTAGTCAG CTGTGTGTGGAGGGCAGGAGCTCAGTCCTGTGTGGCTCCAGGAAAAGACGTGACCCGCGTAGGATGGTACCTGCAAATACCTTTATAAATCACAGCTCCATGGAAGTGTCTGGATCGCTGCAGCATGGGGACAACCAGCGGAGGGATCGGGAGAATACAAAAGCCCTGAAGATGGAGTCTCCCTTGTCTCATGGACAAGgatgctga